The genomic segment CATCCAGGTGAGCagatgttaaaaaataatttattacatgtaaaaggaacaaaaacataattactATAATTAAACGagttttatttagtttaaactgtgttttatttgtcaatttccaattaacaatataaatacaacatataacTGATACAAAACGGAACCAGGAACAAGTGTCAAGACaatctgacacctatatatatattggttgaCGTTATATAACagcatagacatgataaaatacaacatacTGACAGTATTGTGAAAACATCTCATTTCTTCATCAGTAACATACCAGCGTGGATTCTAGTCACCAATACTACACCAGAGTACTGCATATCAAATAAGCACAATCAGTATAGGTTTTCTACGTAAAAAATGTCTTGACGGTTCCTTGAACACTTAATCCTACGGACACATGTATATTATGGTTAGAATTAAAGTTTAAGATCAATAAAGATAATAGTCTGTCCGCTTATTCgccaaaaataaatattgtaggGAAGTCAtattcaaaatctgaaaatcATTTTAGATGTGATGAACTagatgttttcattttatttggcAAAAGCATGACCGGTAATATTCAAAAGGGGATTGTCCGTAACTACCAATGGGGATTGTCTGTAACTACCAAACGGGATTGTCTGTAACTACCAAAGGGGATTGTCTGTAACTACCAAAGGGGATTGTCTGTAACTACCAAACGGGattgtctataactaccaaacgGGATTGTCTGTAACTACCAAAGGGGattgtctataactaccaaaggGGATTGTCTATAACCATCAACCGGGATTGTCTGTAACTACCAATGGGGATTGTCTGTAACAACCAAAGGGGATTGTCTGTAACTACCAAAGGGGATTGTCTGTAACTACCAAACGGGATTGTCTGTAACTACCAAAGGGGATTGTCTGTAACTACCAAAGGGGATTGTCTGTAACTACCAAAGGGGATTGTCTGTAACTACCAAAGGGGATTGTCTGTAACTACCAAACGGGATTGTCTGTAACTACCAAAGGGGATTGTCTGTAACTACCAAAGGGGgttgtctataactaccaaaggGGGTTGTCTTTTAATCAGGCTACACCAGTTGGGGTCGCATTGATAACGTGTTTTTCTGTAGTTGGCTGTGTGGATTAGaagcaataatataatatatatttcacgacTGCTGACAATTCTGAAGGGTAACGATATGGGGAAAATGCTTTGTTGTTGGCGATCACATCTACTATAATAACTACGAGTTAAAAGTTTAtaggaaaatataaaaattagcATACGCGTATTTTACTATACTATGTTTGAAAAGGATAGTTAATACTTGAGATCAGTATATTTTATGATTTCAAGGTGTGTATGCTCTGATTTCAAAAGTCAATAAACAGATTCTGCTGATCAGTGTGATGAACTTACGATAAAATGTCCTCCTTTGTTCACGCCTGTATTAGATAAACCGGAAGTAGTAATAGGCATGATATACTTGACAAACGAAGGTAATGTCCTCACCAATCAGTGAagcatttgtaaaaaaaaatttacaaaaacacaCCCAActcaaatgtttatattttatctaaTATGGGACAATTATAGAATAAAAACTTGTGAAGTATATTTTCTTCAATAAGTATGACTAATATAAAGGTATTGGGCAAAGCCTGCATAAGCCTTCTCCATAGAACTTCGGTATGGGGTACAGTCCTTGAAATTatcaaacaaacatataaaGACTACATAAAGTGTGTCTCAAAGTCCTAACTAGACCAgacatacaatacatattaaacGTCTCCATGTCCTCACCAAACCAGATCCCGATTGTCTGCTCACCTGTTGAatacacatttataaataaatattccGTTTGTTTTCCTGTCAGGAACCTCCCAGTGTGGAAAGATCACAATTTACCCCCCTACAGTCGACCCTCGGCTTCGGATCGTGGGTGGTCAGTCGGCCTTGGAAGGCGAGTGGCCATGGCAGGTGTCATTCCATGACATCACGGGTCATTTTTGTGGTGGAAGTCTCATCAGTGATCAGTGGGTCATCACGGCTGCTCATTGTCTCCAGAGGTAAGTGTCCTCAATACTGATTGTCTTCAGAGGTAAATGTCCTAAACACTCATTGTCTCCAGAGGTAAGTGTCCTCAACACTCATTGTCTCCAGAGGTAAATGTCCTCAACACTCATTGTCTCCAGAGGTAAATGTCCTCAACAGTCATTGTCTCCAGAGGTAAATGTCCTCAACACTCATTATCTTCAGAGGTAAATGTCCTCAACACTCATTGTCTCCAGAGGTAAATGTCCTCAACACTCATTGTCTCCAGAGGTAAGTGTCCTCAACACTCATTGTCTCCAGAGGTAAATGTCCTCAACACTCATTGTCTCCAGAGGTAAATGTCCCCAACACTCATTGTCTCCAGAGGTAAATGTCCCCAACACTCATTGTCTCCAGAGGTAAATGTCCTCAACACTCATTGTCTCCAGAGGTAAATGTCCTCAACACTCATTGTCTCCAGAGGTAAATGTCCTCAACACTCATTGTCTCCAGAGGTAAATGTCCTCAACATTCATTGTCTCCAGAGGTAAATGTCCTCAACACTCATTGTCTCCAGAGGTAAATGTCCTCAACACTCATTGTCTCCAGAGGTAAATGTCCTCAACACTCATTGTCTCCAGAGGTAAATACCCCCAACACCCATTGTCTCCAGAGGTAAATGTCCCCAACACTCATTGTCTCCAGAGGTAAATGTCCTCAACACCATTGTCCCCAGAGGTTAATGTCCTCAACACCATTGTCCCCAGAGGTAAATGTCCTCAACACTCATTGTCTCCAGAAGTAAATGTCCTCAACACTCATTGTCTCCAGAGGTTAATGTCCTCAACACCATTGTCCCCAGAGGTAAATGTCCTCAACACTCATTGTCTCCAGAGGTAAATGTCCTCAACACTCATTGTCTCCAGAGGTAAATGTTCTCAACACTCATTGTCTCCAGAGGTAAATGTCCTCAACACTCATTGTCTCCAGAAGTAAATGTCCTCAACACTCATTGTCTCCTGAAGTAAATGTCCTCAACACTCATTGTCTCCAGAGGTAAATGTTCTCAATGCTCATTGTCTCCAGAGGTAAATGTCCTCAACACTCATAAATGTAGATATGACGTTTCACATATAACTCTTATTGAGTGGTAATTTTAGATGAAGATATCCAGATTGATTCTTATAATGCTCATCGTAAAGATAGACTTACTGGCTTTGGAGGAGGTGtaatgatatattataaaaatacagTTAAAACTTCTAGAAGAAGGGATTTAGAAAGGGATGGTCTTGAGCTAATATGGTTAGAGGTTTCAATTGAACATCATAAATTCCTACTATGCTGTATATATAGGCCTGAATCAAGAGTAGAATACTGGAATAATTTAGATGAGAATCTAGAGTTAGCTAGCGACACTAACCTAGATATTATAATCACTGGTGACATTAATGTTGACACACTTACAATGCAACCCACATCTCACTTTGCTCGACTATTggcaaaatttaatttgaattgtaTGAATACCCAACCTACTAGAATTACTGAAAATACCTCAACAGCCATTGATGTAGTTTTAACAAACAACTGCAATTTAATTAAAAGTATAACTGTTGACACACCTTTTTGTAGTGACCATTCCCCAATATTCTTCCAAATATCATATACTACtactaaatatacatgttataataaaactatcTGGCGTTATGATGAAGCCGACTATGAATCTATTAATAacataataaatgatattgACTGGCACTTACTAGACAATAACTTGAATGTTCATGATTTTAATCAATATCTTGTTGATGTTATAGCAGAACTAGTTGATAATTACATACCACATAAAACAGTACTAATAAGGCCACGAGATAAACCCTGGATGACAAACACTATAAGGCTAGAAATGAGACGTAGGAATAGAAAACATAAAAAAGCTAAAAACACCAATAACCCACAACACTGGCTTGAGTATAAACAATCAAGAAATtatgttattgatctggttcgTAATGCAAAAAATGACTATTTTAAGCACTTACAAACTTCTTTATCTAATAAGTCAATACCTCCCAATAAATGGTGGAAAATTGCTAGGTCAGTCACTGGAattaacaataaacaatctCAAATACCACCACTTACACATAACCACAGAACAGTACATCATCCAACTGAGAAAGCTGAGATActtaataattattttacttCTATCGCAAACTCTTCTGATAATCTGCAAAATCTTGATACTTCCAGTAATGATGAAAATCACACACCTTTTATActtgataatatatatgtatctgaaCAGGATGTGGAAGATCAAGTAACtttgttaaatgtaaataaaccatCTGGTCCAGATGGAATTATACCAAAGGTTGTGAAAAATCTCAAGTCAAGTATTATCCTACCTTTACAATTACTTATTAATAAAACCTTACAGACTGGGGAAATACCAGATAACTGGAAAATGGCAAATGTTAATGCAATTTATAAGGGTAATGGCACCCGAAATGAACCAACTAATTATAGACCAATATCAATTACCAATTGCTTTAGTAAACTATGTGaaaagataatatttaaatatttgtacaattttgtcaAACAACATAATATCATTTCAAATCATCAATCTGGCTTTACACCAAAAGATTCTACTGTAAATCAACTGTTGTCTATTTATCATACTATCACTAGTAATTTAGATATAGGAAATGAgttacaatttatattttgtgatataagcaAAGCATTTGATAGAGTTTGGCATGAGGGGCTATTGTATAAACTAAACAAATGTGGAATTACAGGGAAATTATTGGAATAGTTTCGGAATTATTTAAAGGATAGAAAACAAAGAGTCATTACTGAAGGACATTACTCTCCTTTCCGTACTGTCAATGCAGGGGTTCCTCAGGGTTCAGTACTGGGTCCtctgttatttcttatttatataaatgacataacTAATGATGTTAATAATTCTATAAAACTGTTTGCAGATGATACATCATTATTTGCCATTATTGATAATCATAATAAAATTATTGCTACTGACTTGCTAAATGAAGATCTACAAACTATCAATATTTGGGCAAAACAATGGGATGTTATATTTAACCCCTCAAAAACtaaatcagttttatttaccaGAAAAAGAAATACTGTACACTTACCACTATTTTTTGCTGACACAGCAATAGAAAATAATGACTCACATAGTCACCTTGGTGTTTTATTTTCAGCTGATGGTACATGGAATAATCATATTCACAATATCTACCAAAAAGCCTGTAAACgtcttaatattttgaaatatcttaaatataaaattgatagaAGCTCACTTACTACTATTTTTACTGCTTTTATTAGGCCTATACTTGATTATGCTGATGTGATCTGGGATAATTGCTCTCAGCAATGTAAAAATTTATTAGAATCGATTCAAATTGAAGCTGCTCGTATTATAACTGGCCTACGTAGGGGAACCTCACATGAAAAATTGTATAATGAGCTAGGATGGGAAACATTGGAGTCCAGacggaagaaacataaatatctgctgatgtacaaaataatacacaatgatacacCTTCCTATCTTACTGAGATTGTAaacgtttttaaaaataatattgatgaacAGAACTACCCTTTAAGAACCATCAGGGCTTTCAACCCACCACTATGTCActctgaaaattattttcatagtttttttCCCTCCATGGTACGAGAGtttaatgaccttgattttgATACATTAAATGCACCAACCATTTCAAAATTTCGAAACTTGATATCGGCGGGTAATGATATTAGAAATACTACTTCCTCAATCTTTAAATATAAAggaaatagaaatgaaaacataCTTTTGTGTCAGTTGAGAAATGTAGCAAGCCAATTAAATTATGATCTTTATAAAGACCACCTGATAGAATCGCCTGTTTGTAGTTGTGGATTTGGACTTGAAActtcatatcattttttctttttatgccCTAACTATATTGTGCATAGAGATACTCTAATAAATTCTTTACGTAAGCaggaatattttcatattgatataCTCCTAAATGGCTCTGACAGttacagtgatgatataaacactcatatctttgataatgtaattagatatattaaaaatacaaatagacTATTACATTAGTCATTAAGTCAAAAGTCGGGGTCTGACTCAAGTCTTTAGTACTGGAAGTCTATTATATGTCTATTAGTTGGTCCTAAGGGTAAAGGTCAGCCTAAACCAGTGTAACTTAGGAATTAGTGGttcattagtacatgtatattttttatcaaattaagatcttagtaaaaatgtatttgtcatTTATCCTTGTATAGTTGATGAGATATTATGAACATCTTAAAAAATTTTGTTCATGTCTGTGCAGTTTTGCGCAAGAATCTGTGTAGGTGACCCTGTTTTGGATGAGTAATACTAAACCATTTAATACTCTGAGTTTATAATTACCGTAATTATTCTAAGCTGgaaagaaaaagttaaaaacacatatatgtgCATAGTGTCTGCCTGGGCTGGGGGGCAGGTGTGTATTCAGCCATGAGTGGATGACTACTGGGTGTAAGCACCTCACGGACATTTTTGTCGGAAACTCTTGGTTTGACTAGGCACCTGCCTCCCATCCATGCAGATAACATtgcaatatcaaacaaatctaTAAATTCTAATCATAATAGTAATGGAAAACCCactgtttatatacatagagtatttgaatttctttcccctgtacatatacatgtataacatgtgcgagtgtgtgtgagtgtgtgtgtgtgtgtgtgtgtgtaatactatatattactCTACATTGTATGCTATTAATACcggatgtttttattttgttaatattattataatacggAGAGAACTTAAAATAGGCTtaagcctgatgttcaatccaattgtttttttttaaaacaataaaatttgttgaaatgaaaattgagTGGTACCCTATCACCTCGACAGACTTCTGCATGGTAATCTTACAATTATTGTTTCCATCGACATTTTAGAACGCTGCCAATTTAGTTTGAAATATGATCTCAGCTTATGAAGATttgatataacaatgacatgTTTAAAATCTGCGTAATTAACTGATAATCATAACAAGTACTTGTACAAGAGTAGAATTTCCACGGAAATGATATGTACTCCTGTTCCATTGGACACATTGCATTTTCTGTGTTGCTATATATTATAATAGACACAATATCTAATATTATTATGTCAGACACACGCCAGCAGAGGTGACGATCTACCTAGGGGAACATCATCTTGATTACGTCACTGGaaacgaaaacaaaatggccatcGCTGAGTGGATAGTGGTACGTATTAGCATacctggatttttttttttatttgaaaacactGTTGAAtgtgtaatattgatattacagTGTATCATCGTGACAGCCTTTATCAAATGACATGTAAACCATTAATTATGACATTTGATTTACCAAGCACCCGACATACGCACCATCGCAAAGAGGAACACCAAACGATATAGCCCTGGTCAAACTGGACAGAACGGTGGACATAACAGGACATTACGTTCGGGCTGCATGTTTACCAGGGACAATGGATGTGTTTGACGGAACTGACCACTGTGTCATAAGCGGCTGGGGCAGCACCATGGGTAAGGGGTAACACCATGGGTAAGGGGTAACACCATGGGTAAGGGGTAACATAATGGGTAAGGGGTAACATCATGGGTAAGGGGCAACATCATGGGTAAGGGGTAACACAATGGGTAAGGGGTAACATCATGGGTAAGGGGCAACATAATGGGTAAGGTGTAACACCATGGGTAAGGGGTAACACAATGGGTAAGGGGTAACACAATGGGTAAGGGGTAACATCATGGGTAAGGGGTAACACCATGGGTAAGGGGTAACATCATGGGTAAGGGGCAACATAATAGGTAAGGGGTAACACCATGGGTAAGGGGTAACACCATGGGTAAGGGGTATTATCATGGGTAAGGGGTAACACCATGGGTAAGGGGCAACACCATGGGTGAGGGGTAATATCATGGGTGAGGGGTAACACCATAGGTAAGGGGTAATATCATGGGTAAGGGGTAATATCATGGGTAAGGGGTAATATCAAGGGTGAGGGGTAACACCATAGGTAAGGGGTAATATCATGGGTGAGGGGTAATATCAAGGGTGAGGGGTAACATAATGGGTAAGGGGTAACACCAAGGGTAAGGGGTAACATAATGGGTAAGGGGTAATATCATGGGTGAGGGGTAACACCATGGGTAAGGGGTAACATAATGGGTAAGGGGTAACATAATGGGTAAGGGGTAACATAATGGGTAAGGGGTAACACCATGGGTAAGGGGTAACATAATGGGTGAGGGGTAATATCATGGGTGAGGGGTAACACCGTGGGTGAGGGCAGCATAATAGATAAGGGGTAACATCATGGGTAAGGGTACATAATTGTCAGGGTAACATCATGGTAATGGGCAACACCATATGTAAAGGACAACACTATTGATAAGTGACACCATCATGGTAAGGGCCAACATCCTGGGTAAGGGACAAAAGTCATTGGTAAGGGACAACACTGCGGGTGAGGGATAACACCTTTTGGTACAATTTCAGAATTAGAAACTGCAGCATAAAAGTGTTTCGCAGTCCTTCTAAAGGTGTTCCGTAGTCCttggacttgtcagtgatgtaagggacattcTAAAGGTGTTCCGTAGTCCttggacttgtcagtgatgtaagggacattcTAAAGGTGTTCCGCAGTCCTTGgatttgtcagtgatgttagggacattcTAAAGGTGTTCCGTAGTCCTTggactagtcagtgatgttagggacattcTAAAGGTGTTCCGTAGTCCttggacttgtcagtgatgtaagggacattcTAAAGGTGTTCCGTAGTCCttggacttgtcagtgatgttagggacattcTAAAGGTGTTCCGTAGTCCttggacttgtcagtgatgttagggacattcTAAAGGTGTTCCGTAGTCCttggactcatcagtgatgtcagggtTGTTAACTCTATGACTAATTCTCTGTGTACTTTTTGAAGCGTcaccatgtaaatatatattggcCTCGTCTTATCATTATTGATAAGAACAGCTTTACAATTCGGTAAACTTGCACTTACTTCGTGACAGGGACTGCTGATGGTAAATACCTACAACACATCGCGGTGCCCATCACACCGACACAGGCCTGTAACGACAGCTGGAACGGTGTTATCGACGACCGACAAATCTGTGTGGGGCACGGAGACGTCGGCGCATGTGGAGTAAGGCTTCCCAGATTCTTTATTGCGATGACTTAAAGCGGCAAACTG from the Pecten maximus chromosome 4, xPecMax1.1, whole genome shotgun sequence genome contains:
- the LOC117325172 gene encoding chymotrypsinogen A-like; translated protein: MVSTLLPVYLTILCVTHSSGISVAHRLQSCTASGGQCTRATQCEGQVLDHTTGCRKRDVCCVIPPESVDTPSGHAENIEPTGEEHTGSVEPNGEVDLPHPGTSQCGKITIYPPTVDPRLRIVGGQSALEGEWPWQVSFHDITGHFCGGSLISDQWVITAAHCLQRHTPAEVTIYLGEHHLDYVTGNENKMAIAEWIVHPTYAPSQRGTPNDIALVKLDRTVDITGHYVRAACLPGTMDVFDGTDHCVISGWGSTMGTADGKYLQHIAVPITPTQACNDSWNGVIDDRQICVGHGDVGACGGDSGGPLVCLRDEHYILAGVTSWGSFSCQHYGYPNIYTRVTSYIEWINSVIN